In one window of Henckelia pumila isolate YLH828 chromosome 1, ASM3356847v2, whole genome shotgun sequence DNA:
- the LOC140875296 gene encoding glycosyltransferase family protein 64 C3 translates to MGMVNLPFLLLAAIILSPLPLLVISLRAYPDPQAPPCKKPDPKALKSDQLTVVINGYSEHRIPLLQSIAAAYSAAPQVAGVVILWCNPSTSTRTLSRLSKNVSAFVHRSPSTSLNSRFHPWEFINTRAVLICDDDIVPDTTSVSFAFAVWKSDPGRVVGFFARSHAYDIASRSWIYTMERERYSIILTKLMILDIKYLEKYSCSEEYAPARQIVDKTNNCEDILMNFVVADEIERGPLMVGAKGGGIRDHGDSRNEDVSGGVAEVGLSSRRREHRKRRGECIREFHRILGRMPLKYSYGKVVDDVGEQGLCVKAGKVVLCDQQEDFR, encoded by the coding sequence ATGGGAATGGTAAATCTACCCTTTTTATTACTAGCAGCAATCATCCTCTCCCCTCTGCCCCTTTTGGTCATTTCACTTCGAGCATACCCGGATCCCCAGGCCCCGCCCTGCAAGAAACCCGACCCGAAAGCGCTCAAATCCGACCAACTGACAGTGGTCATCAACGGCTACTCGGAGCACCGTATTCCACTGCTCCAATCAATCGCCGCCGCCTACTCCGCCGCGCCACAGGTCGCCGGCGTAGTCATCCTATGGTGCAACCCTTCCACCTCCACCAGAACCCTCTCCCGCCTGTCAAAAAACGTCTCCGCCTTCGTCCACCGCTCGCCGTCGACCAGCCTCAATTCCAGATTCCACCCCTGGGAATTCATCAATACCCGAGCCGTCCTCATCTGCGACGACGACATCGTGCCCGACACGACCTCCGTGTCCTTCGCGTTCGCCGTCTGGAAATCGGATCCGGGTCGGGTGGTCGGATTTTTCGCCAGATCGCACGCTTACGACATCGCATCGAGGTCTTGGATCTACACCATGGAGAGGGAAAGGTACTCGATAATCCTCACCAAATTGATGATCCTCGACATCAAATACCTCGaaaaatactcttgcagtgaAGAGTACGCCCCAGCCAGACAAATAGTGGATAAAACCAATAACTGCGAGGATATATTGATGAATTTTGTGGTGGCTGATGAAATTGAAAGGGGCCCATTAATGGTGGGGGCTAAAGGAGGCGGAATCAGAGATCATGGGgactcaagaaacgaagacgtGTCAGGTGGAGTGGCAGAAGTGGGGTTGAGTAGCAGAAGAAGGGAGCACAGAAAGAGGAGAGGGGAGTGTATAAGGGAATTTCATAGGATATTGGGAAGGATGCCATTGAAGTACAGCTATGGGAAGGTGGTGGATGATGTTGGAGAACAGGGGTTGTGTGTGAAGGCCGGGAAGGTGGTTCTCTGTGATCAACAAGAAGATTTCAGGTGA
- the LOC140875297 gene encoding uncharacterized protein produces MTIAMKMAVIASAHSSSNLKLNFPCSNKPWPSNSKSRLDFRPAGCVPVQQQVDSGIMCDSCSGRGWLLCKFCKGQKTNVKTAESSRIYRRCPACKSIGSVLCSKCKVFRCVTFPDHNDGESLAF; encoded by the exons ATGACAATTGCTATGAAAATGGCTGTAATTGCTTCAGCCCATTCCAGTAGTAATTTGAAGCTCAACTTCCCCTGCAGCAATAAGCCATGGCCATCCAACTCGAAATCGCGTCTCGATTTCAGACCGGCTGGATGCGTACCGGTTCAGCAACAG GTGGATTCTGGGATCATGTGTGATTCTTGCAGTGGAAGAGGGTGGCTGCTTTGCAAGTTTTGCAAAGGGCAAAAAACCAATGTGAAAACCGCGGAGAGTAGCCGGATTTACCGCCGTTGCCCTGCTTGTAAATCC ATTGGAAGCGTGTTGTGTTCGAAATGTAAAGTTTTCAGATGTGTTACGTTCCCGGATCACAATGATGGTGAAAGCCTCGCCTTTTGA